The following are from one region of the Amylibacter sp. IMCC11727 genome:
- a CDS encoding NAD(P)-dependent oxidoreductase codes for MAKLAFLGMGVMGYPMAGHLAAKGHDVTVYNRTFAKAESWSTEHGGTAAKTPREAAQGADIVFACVGNDDDLRSVVLGDDGALAGMAEGTIFVDHTTTSATVAIELADVAASQKIGFIDAPVSGGQAGAENGQLTVMCGGDQTTYDRVESTINCFAKSCRLMGDQGAGQLTKMVNQICIAGLVQGLSEGMHFAQKAGLDGEAVLDVISKGAAGSWQMENRGSTMLKDEFEFGFAVDWMRKDLGIVLDEANNNGASVPVTALVDQFYGDVQKMGGGRWDTSSLMRRLK; via the coding sequence ATGGCGAAACTAGCATTTTTGGGAATGGGTGTCATGGGTTACCCAATGGCAGGTCATTTGGCCGCAAAAGGTCACGATGTCACCGTTTACAATCGTACTTTCGCCAAAGCTGAAAGCTGGAGCACCGAACACGGTGGCACGGCTGCAAAAACGCCCCGCGAAGCAGCGCAAGGCGCTGATATCGTTTTCGCCTGCGTCGGAAATGACGATGATTTGCGTTCGGTTGTGCTTGGCGATGATGGCGCACTGGCGGGTATGGCCGAGGGCACAATTTTTGTGGATCACACAACCACATCCGCAACCGTTGCCATTGAACTGGCCGATGTGGCTGCGTCCCAAAAAATTGGCTTTATCGACGCGCCTGTCTCTGGCGGCCAAGCGGGTGCTGAAAACGGCCAACTCACTGTGATGTGTGGGGGCGATCAAACCACCTATGACCGCGTTGAATCCACGATCAACTGTTTCGCCAAATCCTGCCGTCTGATGGGCGATCAAGGGGCAGGGCAGCTGACCAAAATGGTCAATCAAATCTGCATCGCAGGTCTGGTCCAAGGCCTGTCCGAAGGGATGCACTTCGCCCAAAAAGCGGGCCTCGACGGCGAAGCTGTATTGGACGTGATCTCCAAAGGCGCGGCAGGCAGTTGGCAAATGGAAAACCGCGGCTCCACAATGCTCAAAGACGAATTTGAATTTGGTTTTGCGGTGGATTGGATGCGCAAAGACCTGGGCATTGTGCTCGATGAAGCCAATAACAACGGCGCATCTGTGCCTGTCACGGCGCTTGTGGATCAGTTCTATGGCGATGTTCAAAAAATGGGTGGCGGGCGCTGGGACACTTCCAGCCTGATGCGCCGTTTGAAATAA
- a CDS encoding DEAD/DEAH box helicase, whose amino-acid sequence MTFTELGLSAPILKTLSNNDYSTPTPIQAQAIPAVLEGRDIVGLAQTGTGKTAAFSLPILHRLSANIPSGPRKIRALILAPTRELATQINDAIWTYSKGLGLRSAFVIGGVPIKKQKKQLADGVDILVATPGRLEDLIAQKACSLKSIETVVLDEADQMLDIGFMPAIRRLLSQMPKKRQTLLFSATMPKEISSLANDYLTDPVHTSVNVVSKTADRIDQTVIHMENGAKPTAIFKLVQQHPGKRVIVFCRTKRGSDKVAKKLGAEGIGADAIHGNKSQGQRQRALDAFRKGDKPVLIATDIAARGIDIREVEVVVNYDLPNVPEAYVHRIGRTARAGASGFAVAFCSPEEQKLLRDIEKVIKMKIPAKMADGSPVPNVHRPIERTKPKNNRRGGRGGAVTGKGEKPEGNPNKKPWHKRRTSKLDANGNIVAIDPNAKGPKGKRPRRRKPSGPKVAAS is encoded by the coding sequence GTGACGTTCACCGAACTCGGCCTTTCAGCGCCGATCCTTAAGACGTTGTCCAACAACGATTATTCCACCCCGACACCGATTCAAGCACAGGCCATTCCCGCCGTATTAGAAGGCCGCGATATCGTCGGCCTCGCCCAAACAGGCACGGGTAAAACGGCAGCCTTTTCCCTGCCGATCCTGCACCGTCTGTCCGCTAACATCCCAAGCGGTCCGCGCAAAATCCGTGCGCTGATCCTTGCTCCCACACGCGAACTTGCCACACAAATCAACGATGCCATTTGGACCTATTCCAAGGGGCTGGGTCTGCGATCCGCTTTCGTGATTGGCGGTGTGCCTATCAAAAAGCAAAAGAAACAGCTGGCTGACGGCGTTGATATCCTAGTGGCCACACCGGGCCGCCTCGAAGATTTGATTGCTCAAAAGGCGTGTAGCCTCAAAAGCATTGAAACCGTGGTCCTCGATGAAGCCGATCAAATGCTCGACATCGGGTTCATGCCTGCGATCCGTCGTTTGCTGTCCCAAATGCCAAAGAAACGCCAAACACTGCTGTTCTCGGCCACAATGCCAAAAGAAATCTCATCACTGGCAAACGATTATCTCACGGATCCTGTCCACACGTCCGTGAACGTTGTCTCCAAAACCGCAGATCGCATTGATCAAACCGTGATCCACATGGAAAACGGCGCAAAACCCACCGCGATTTTCAAACTGGTGCAACAGCATCCAGGCAAACGGGTCATCGTGTTCTGCCGCACCAAACGCGGCTCTGACAAAGTGGCGAAAAAACTCGGCGCTGAGGGCATCGGCGCAGATGCGATCCACGGCAACAAATCCCAAGGCCAGCGTCAACGCGCCCTTGATGCGTTCCGCAAAGGGGACAAACCCGTGCTGATCGCCACGGACATCGCCGCGCGTGGCATCGATATTCGCGAAGTCGAAGTCGTCGTAAACTACGATCTGCCCAATGTGCCAGAAGCTTATGTTCACCGCATCGGCCGTACCGCGCGGGCAGGGGCATCAGGTTTCGCCGTGGCCTTCTGCTCCCCCGAAGAACAGAAACTGCTGCGTGACATTGAAAAAGTCATCAAGATGAAAATCCCTGCCAAAATGGCAGATGGTTCCCCTGTGCCAAACGTGCATCGCCCGATTGAACGAACCAAACCGAAAAACAACCGCCGTGGCGGTCGGGGCGGCGCAGTTACAGGCAAAGGTGAAAAACCCGAAGGCAATCCAAACAAAAAGCCATGGCACAAACGGCGCACGTCAAAACTGGATGCAAACGGCAATATTGTTGCGATTGATCCAAACGCCAAAGGCCCAAAAGGCAAACGACCCAGACGGCGCAAACCATCTGGGCCGAAAGTGGCGGCGTCCTAG
- a CDS encoding dienelactone hydrolase, which yields MTVRKALTSLALGMSVMASPVLADGHGSSAVNRIDTQRPDAPELAAYGAHKVGVRTMTITNPDQIDILAIDPAAPKPDPMPTYDRELTVEVWYPAAADATGNTVLTANLRDGKTQVQLQGQAMRDAAPNAGKFPLVMISHGYPGNRYLLSHLAENIASKGYVVASLDHKDSTYADQAAFGSTLVNRSLDQLFLLDQMAAMSAGDGFLSRMVDADNTALIGYSMGGYGAVITAGGGVTAGAAAAPFAPHGTLNIHVAGTDTHNALPDPRIKTAVAFAPWGLTYGVWDAAGLASVQIPMLFVAGSVDDVSGYNPGIRSIWEGAVNVDRSLLTFDNANHNAAAPMPAPAEALQVADGGLSPYDHYADPVWDTVKMNNIAQHFVTAWLGKYLGGDAEMEAYLDLTPNANDSVWAVNEDGTFKDEHTHWKGFHNRTAKGLRFEVLPAAD from the coding sequence ATGACTGTACGCAAGGCATTAACGTCTCTGGCCCTTGGTATGAGTGTTATGGCAAGTCCCGTTTTAGCAGATGGACATGGGAGTAGCGCCGTGAACCGCATTGATACGCAGCGCCCTGATGCGCCGGAATTGGCCGCCTATGGCGCGCATAAAGTTGGTGTTCGCACGATGACGATCACCAATCCAGATCAGATCGACATTCTGGCCATTGATCCAGCGGCGCCAAAACCTGATCCGATGCCGACGTATGATCGCGAATTGACGGTAGAGGTTTGGTATCCAGCGGCGGCGGATGCGACGGGCAATACGGTTTTGACGGCGAACTTGCGCGATGGAAAGACGCAAGTGCAATTGCAAGGGCAGGCCATGCGCGATGCGGCCCCTAATGCGGGGAAATTTCCGCTGGTGATGATCAGTCATGGGTATCCAGGGAACCGATATTTGTTGAGCCATTTGGCCGAAAATATCGCGTCCAAGGGGTATGTTGTTGCCTCGCTTGATCACAAAGACAGCACCTATGCGGATCAGGCTGCTTTCGGGTCTACTCTTGTGAACAGATCGCTGGATCAATTGTTCCTGCTTGATCAGATGGCTGCCATGTCTGCGGGAGATGGGTTCCTGAGCCGGATGGTGGATGCGGATAATACGGCGCTGATTGGCTATTCCATGGGAGGCTACGGCGCGGTGATTACGGCGGGTGGCGGTGTCACAGCTGGTGCTGCGGCAGCGCCATTTGCGCCCCACGGTACGCTGAACATTCATGTGGCGGGCACAGACACGCACAACGCCCTGCCCGATCCACGGATCAAAACGGCTGTTGCCTTTGCGCCTTGGGGGTTGACCTATGGGGTTTGGGATGCGGCGGGCCTTGCTAGTGTGCAAATCCCCATGTTGTTCGTGGCAGGGTCTGTGGATGATGTTTCAGGGTATAATCCCGGTATTCGCAGCATTTGGGAGGGTGCAGTGAATGTGGATCGCAGCCTACTGACATTTGACAATGCCAATCACAATGCGGCGGCCCCGATGCCTGCCCCTGCTGAGGCATTGCAAGTAGCAGATGGGGGCCTATCCCCCTATGATCATTATGCCGATCCTGTTTGGGATACGGTGAAGATGAACAATATCGCACAGCATTTCGTCACGGCGTGGCTCGGAAAATATCTGGGCGGTGATGCGGAAATGGAAGCGTATCTGGACCTGACCCCAAACGCCAATGACAGCGTTTGGGCGGTGAATGAAGATGGCACGTTCAAAGACGAACACACCCATTGGAAGGGTTTTCATAACCGCACGGCCAAAGGCCTGCGGTTTGAAGTTCTCCCTGCGGCTGACTAG
- the rpe gene encoding ribulose-phosphate 3-epimerase: MPLEFDPARNLKIAPSILSADFARLGEEVRAIEAEGCDWVHIDVMDGHFVPNITIGPDVVAALRPHCKTVMDCHLMISPADPYLEAFAKAGADIITIHAEAGPHLDRSLQYIRSLGCKAGVALNPSTPESVIEYCLDKIDLILIMTVNPGFGGQKFLHNQLPKMERVRKMIGDRPIWLEIDGGVTPDTAPLAWAAGVDAMVAGSAVFKGGTPMHYGENMKAIRKACEG; this comes from the coding sequence ATGCCTCTCGAATTTGATCCCGCCCGTAATCTGAAAATCGCTCCCTCTATTCTGTCCGCCGATTTTGCCCGCTTGGGCGAAGAAGTCCGCGCGATCGAGGCCGAAGGCTGCGATTGGGTGCATATCGACGTGATGGATGGCCATTTTGTCCCCAACATCACCATCGGCCCAGATGTGGTCGCCGCCCTGCGTCCGCACTGCAAAACCGTGATGGATTGCCACCTGATGATTTCCCCCGCGGACCCGTATCTAGAGGCCTTTGCCAAAGCAGGGGCCGATATCATCACCATCCACGCCGAAGCAGGCCCGCATCTGGATCGTTCACTGCAATACATCCGCTCCTTGGGCTGCAAGGCAGGGGTAGCGCTGAACCCATCTACACCCGAAAGCGTGATCGAATACTGCCTCGATAAAATCGACCTGATCCTGATCATGACCGTGAACCCCGGCTTTGGCGGGCAAAAGTTCCTGCACAACCAACTCCCGAAAATGGAACGCGTGCGTAAAATGATCGGCGACCGTCCCATCTGGCTCGAAATCGACGGCGGCGTAACCCCCGACACCGCGCCCCTCGCATGGGCCGCTGGCGTGGATGCGATGGTTGCAGGCTCGGCCGTTTTCAAAGGTGGCACGCCCATGCACTATGGCGAGAATATGAAGGCCATTCGGAAGGCGTGTGAGGGGTAG
- a CDS encoding DUF3885 domain-containing protein, with amino-acid sequence MVQEIQQKSGWQDRLEQTFGRHDFPNGMFYEFDFGLRFELGGEISFANPIRRFLQAHSRANEIAQFVFKPSKELYAVTVCWGNKEGTSSDLSRLGGIFPKFNKNNYDFAIDESSEEVGEDVDYWFLNQITEPEQITELLWLDIASEMMIMPAADGHSTFLVDFDNAVAVNAYDDRGMDVIAMNKQKLAGAYKKFNDWLLDYDRKEMDTMFLSD; translated from the coding sequence TTGGTTCAAGAAATTCAGCAAAAATCAGGCTGGCAAGATCGGCTAGAACAAACATTTGGCAGGCATGACTTCCCCAACGGTATGTTCTATGAATTTGACTTTGGACTGCGGTTTGAATTGGGTGGAGAAATTAGCTTTGCTAATCCCATCCGACGTTTTCTGCAGGCGCATTCTAGAGCAAATGAAATTGCTCAGTTTGTTTTTAAGCCTTCAAAAGAATTGTATGCCGTTACCGTCTGTTGGGGCAACAAAGAGGGTACATCCTCAGACCTAAGCCGTTTGGGTGGAATATTCCCAAAATTTAACAAAAATAACTATGACTTTGCTATTGATGAAAGCTCCGAAGAAGTTGGCGAGGACGTCGATTATTGGTTTTTAAATCAAATTACAGAACCGGAGCAGATTACGGAGCTATTGTGGCTTGATATTGCTTCAGAGATGATGATTATGCCCGCAGCAGATGGTCATTCCACATTTTTGGTAGATTTCGATAATGCTGTTGCCGTTAATGCGTATGATGATCGCGGTATGGACGTTATTGCTATGAATAAACAAAAACTGGCAGGAGCGTATAAAAAGTTCAATGATTGGTTATTGGACTATGATCGAAAAGAAATGGACACGATGTTTCTAAGCGATTAA
- a CDS encoding LysE/ArgO family amino acid transporter translates to MIGAATTGFFTGFSLILAIGAQNAFILRQGLLRSHVFPLALFCAVSDAILITAGVAGFGVVVERIPSLPLIMSLAGAAFLFVYGGLRFWAAWGGEYAMELSGESMGLRAALGVVFAFTWLNPHVYLDTLALIGAVSTQYQGDEKIAFGAAAVLASFVFFFGLGYGARILAPIMQTPFTWRVLDVIIGCVMWMIAVGLVLSLGAH, encoded by the coding sequence ATGATCGGCGCAGCGACGACTGGGTTTTTCACGGGGTTTTCCCTGATTTTGGCGATTGGCGCGCAAAATGCGTTTATCCTGCGCCAAGGGTTGTTGCGCAGCCATGTGTTTCCGCTAGCCTTGTTTTGCGCGGTATCTGATGCGATTTTGATCACCGCGGGTGTTGCGGGATTTGGCGTGGTGGTGGAACGCATCCCGTCCCTGCCCTTGATTATGTCGCTCGCTGGTGCTGCGTTTTTGTTTGTTTATGGTGGCCTACGATTTTGGGCAGCCTGGGGCGGTGAATACGCGATGGAGCTGTCGGGCGAGAGCATGGGATTGCGTGCGGCCCTTGGGGTTGTGTTCGCGTTTACCTGGCTGAACCCGCATGTGTATCTGGACACATTGGCCCTGATCGGAGCGGTCAGCACGCAATATCAAGGGGATGAAAAGATCGCCTTTGGCGCTGCGGCGGTGCTGGCGTCTTTTGTGTTTTTCTTTGGTCTTGGGTACGGTGCACGGATATTGGCGCCGATCATGCAAACGCCGTTCACGTGGCGGGTGCTGGATGTGATCATAGGCTGCGTGATGTGGATGATTGCAGTTGGGTTGGTGTTGAGTTTAGGGGCGCATTAA